Proteins from a genomic interval of Siniperca chuatsi isolate FFG_IHB_CAS linkage group LG10, ASM2008510v1, whole genome shotgun sequence:
- the rbbp8l gene encoding DNA endonuclease RBBP8 isoform X6, which yields MECFNNLLLKLREVHEREVEGWQMKIQELSNKKGCDTKRMEELFAKNHQMKEQQRILTENIKTLENRLRAGLCDRCTVTQEVAKRRQQEFEASQIQSLQHISLLAGEMNNQKKENKRLRDEIRNLRAALKGHSNHSSKSNTTTEVKPNSSPDLSPSSGPVALVTTATNRASKQPADGDVPVKTEADQRTEEAEHRQLRGMNRSHFESYKPLSLSTLALPSWKTEHSVARVGERRVQSVEGPDQRSSIPPQEVNSSRHVLHSPVPCRPQPIKSSPVTLPWPLSESSDWVTAAAAGTRLVVQPNLPRFPNLVPTSQHASPRRQVFGSSWHKQSTPQPPAKEPTVLFRLRSLSEHVESQTKPQEKKENPPPNAERVSGEGLREAYEGPLDLSDRGTSKSSQTPRDDSPLALQGGERVQKSPDKDMKTNPPAHGPVSSPSPVVPLSSSSTQQQEGEPPSDHNHKVIKEQQQKEEVNGETNQNNDKKVPVLTISLRPVVVLETLHSALQKQETLSSNGKSSSPAVEPQSSSDEQDEEESASRQESDHGCKRKRASVETETDRDSDIDNIQRERKNKIKVKTDKKCPS from the exons ATGGAGTGCTTCAACAACCTACTCCTTAAACTGCGGGAGGTCCACGAGCGAGAAGTGGAGG GGTGGCAGATGAAAATCCAAGAGCTGTCCAATAAGAAAGGCTG TGACACAAAGCGAATGGAGGAACTGTTCGCCAAAAACCATCAGAtgaaagagcagcagagaaTACTCACAGAGAACATCAAGACACTGGAAAACAG GCTGAGGGCGGGGCTGTGTGACAGATGTACAGTAACTCAGGAGGTTGCAAAGAGAAGACAGCAGGAATTTGAAGCCTCACAGATACAGAGCCTCCAGCACATCTCTCTACTGG CAGGAGAGATGAACAACCAGAAAAAGGAGAACAAGAGACTTAGAGATGAGATCAGGAATTTAAGAGCTGCACTCAA aggtCACAGTAACCACTCCTCCAAAAGCAACACCACCACAGAGGTCAAACCAAACAGCTCACCTGACCTTTCACCCTCTTCTGGACCTGTGGCCCTTGTCACTACAGCAACCAACAGGGCCAGCAAACAGCCAGCAGATGGCGATGTTCCAGTGAAAACTGAGGCAGACCAAAGAACTGAAg AAGCTGAACACAGACAATTGAGAGGGATGAACAGAAGCCACTTT GAATCATATAAGCCTCTTTCGCTGTCGACTCTCGCATTACCATCCTGGAAGACAGAACATAGTGTAGCACGTGTtggagagaggag AGTTCAGAGTGTTGAAGGACCGGACCAGCGATCCTCTATCCCTCCTCAAGAAGTGAACTCCAGCAGACATGTGCTCCACTCTCCTGTCCCCTGCCGTCCTCAACCAATCAAGAGTAGCCCTGTTACTCTCCCCTGGCCCTTATCGGAATCCTCTGACTGGGTTACTGCGGCTGCTGCAGGCACCCGCCTGGTGGTGCAACCAAACCTGCCTCGCTTTCCCAACCTGGTCCCAACTAGCCAACATGCTAGTCCTAGAAGGCAGGTTTTTGGGTCTTCCTGGCACAAGCAGAGCACCCCTCAGCCCCCTGCCAAAGAGCCAACTGTGTTGTTCAGGTTGAGGAGTCTGTCAGAGCATGTGGAGAGTCAAACTAAGCCccaggagaaaaaggaaaacccGCCACCTAACGCTGAGAGGGTTTCTGGAGAAGGGCTTAGAGAGGCTTACGAGGGGCCTCTGGACCTATCGGATCGAGGAACGTCCAAATCCAGCCAAACGCCAAGAGATGATTCGCCTTTAGCCTTACAAGGTGGAGAGAGAGTACAAAAGAGCCCTGACAAGGATATGAAGACAAATCCACCTGCACATGGACCAGTATCATCACCTTCTCCCGTCGTCCCTCTCTCATCCTCGTCTACACAACAACAAGAGGGAGAGCCTCCCAGTGACCATAACCACAAG GTAAtcaaagagcagcagcagaaagaggaggtgAATGGAGAGACCAACCAAAACAACGACAAGAAGGTGCCTGTCCTCACTATATCATTACGTCCAG TAGTGGTGCTGGAGACTCTGCATTCTGCTCTGCAAAAGCAAGAAACCTTATCATCAAATGGCAAG TCATCGTCACCAGCAGTTGAGCCACAAAGCAGCTCGGACGAGCAGGACGAGGAGGAGAGTGCGTCAAGACAAGAAAGCGACCATGGCTGTAAGAGGAAGAGGGCATCCGTGGAGACAGAAACCGACAGAGACTCGGACATAGACA ACATCCAGCGGGAGAGGAAGAACAAGATCAAGGTGAAAACTGACAAGAAGTGCCCGAGCTAA
- the rbbp8l gene encoding DNA endonuclease RBBP8 isoform X5 produces the protein MECFNNLLLKLREVHEREVEGWQMKIQELSNKKGCDTKRMEELFAKNHQMKEQQRILTENIKTLENRLRAGLCDRCTVTQEVAKRRQQEFEASQIQSLQHISLLAGEMNNQKKENKRLRDEIRNLRAALKGHSNHSSKSNTTTEVKPNSSPDLSPSSGPVALVTTATNRASKQPADGDVPVKTEADQRTEAEAEHRQLRGMNRSHFESYKPLSLSTLALPSWKTEHSVARVGERRVQSVEGPDQRSSIPPQEVNSSRHVLHSPVPCRPQPIKSSPVTLPWPLSESSDWVTAAAAGTRLVVQPNLPRFPNLVPTSQHASPRRQVFGSSWHKQSTPQPPAKEPTVLFRLRSLSEHVESQTKPQEKKENPPPNAERVSGEGLREAYEGPLDLSDRGTSKSSQTPRDDSPLALQGGERVQKSPDKDMKTNPPAHGPVSSPSPVVPLSSSSTQQQEGEPPSDHNHKQVIKEQQQKEEVNGETNQNNDKKVPVLTISLRPVVLETLHSALQKQETLSSNGKSSSPAVEPQSSSDEQDEEESASRQESDHGCKRKRASVETETDRDSDIDNIQRERKNKIKVKTDKKCPS, from the exons ATGGAGTGCTTCAACAACCTACTCCTTAAACTGCGGGAGGTCCACGAGCGAGAAGTGGAGG GGTGGCAGATGAAAATCCAAGAGCTGTCCAATAAGAAAGGCTG TGACACAAAGCGAATGGAGGAACTGTTCGCCAAAAACCATCAGAtgaaagagcagcagagaaTACTCACAGAGAACATCAAGACACTGGAAAACAG GCTGAGGGCGGGGCTGTGTGACAGATGTACAGTAACTCAGGAGGTTGCAAAGAGAAGACAGCAGGAATTTGAAGCCTCACAGATACAGAGCCTCCAGCACATCTCTCTACTGG CAGGAGAGATGAACAACCAGAAAAAGGAGAACAAGAGACTTAGAGATGAGATCAGGAATTTAAGAGCTGCACTCAA aggtCACAGTAACCACTCCTCCAAAAGCAACACCACCACAGAGGTCAAACCAAACAGCTCACCTGACCTTTCACCCTCTTCTGGACCTGTGGCCCTTGTCACTACAGCAACCAACAGGGCCAGCAAACAGCCAGCAGATGGCGATGTTCCAGTGAAAACTGAGGCAGACCAAAGAACTGAAg CAGAAGCTGAACACAGACAATTGAGAGGGATGAACAGAAGCCACTTT GAATCATATAAGCCTCTTTCGCTGTCGACTCTCGCATTACCATCCTGGAAGACAGAACATAGTGTAGCACGTGTtggagagaggag AGTTCAGAGTGTTGAAGGACCGGACCAGCGATCCTCTATCCCTCCTCAAGAAGTGAACTCCAGCAGACATGTGCTCCACTCTCCTGTCCCCTGCCGTCCTCAACCAATCAAGAGTAGCCCTGTTACTCTCCCCTGGCCCTTATCGGAATCCTCTGACTGGGTTACTGCGGCTGCTGCAGGCACCCGCCTGGTGGTGCAACCAAACCTGCCTCGCTTTCCCAACCTGGTCCCAACTAGCCAACATGCTAGTCCTAGAAGGCAGGTTTTTGGGTCTTCCTGGCACAAGCAGAGCACCCCTCAGCCCCCTGCCAAAGAGCCAACTGTGTTGTTCAGGTTGAGGAGTCTGTCAGAGCATGTGGAGAGTCAAACTAAGCCccaggagaaaaaggaaaacccGCCACCTAACGCTGAGAGGGTTTCTGGAGAAGGGCTTAGAGAGGCTTACGAGGGGCCTCTGGACCTATCGGATCGAGGAACGTCCAAATCCAGCCAAACGCCAAGAGATGATTCGCCTTTAGCCTTACAAGGTGGAGAGAGAGTACAAAAGAGCCCTGACAAGGATATGAAGACAAATCCACCTGCACATGGACCAGTATCATCACCTTCTCCCGTCGTCCCTCTCTCATCCTCGTCTACACAACAACAAGAGGGAGAGCCTCCCAGTGACCATAACCACAAG CAGGTAAtcaaagagcagcagcagaaagaggaggtgAATGGAGAGACCAACCAAAACAACGACAAGAAGGTGCCTGTCCTCACTATATCATTACGTCCAG TGGTGCTGGAGACTCTGCATTCTGCTCTGCAAAAGCAAGAAACCTTATCATCAAATGGCAAG TCATCGTCACCAGCAGTTGAGCCACAAAGCAGCTCGGACGAGCAGGACGAGGAGGAGAGTGCGTCAAGACAAGAAAGCGACCATGGCTGTAAGAGGAAGAGGGCATCCGTGGAGACAGAAACCGACAGAGACTCGGACATAGACA ACATCCAGCGGGAGAGGAAGAACAAGATCAAGGTGAAAACTGACAAGAAGTGCCCGAGCTAA
- the rbbp8l gene encoding DNA endonuclease RBBP8 isoform X1 yields MECFNNLLLKLREVHEREVEGWQMKIQELSNKKGCDTKRMEELFAKNHQMKEQQRILTENIKTLENRLRAGLCDRCTVTQEVAKRRQQEFEASQIQSLQHISLLAGEMNNQKKENKRLRDEIRNLRAALKGHSNHSSKSNTTTEVKPNSSPDLSPSSGPVALVTTATNRASKQPADGDVPVKTEADQRTEAEAEHRQLRGMNRSHFESYKPLSLSTLALPSWKTEHSVARVGERRVQSVEGPDQRSSIPPQEVNSSRHVLHSPVPCRPQPIKSSPVTLPWPLSESSDWVTAAAAGTRLVVQPNLPRFPNLVPTSQHASPRRQVFGSSWHKQSTPQPPAKEPTVLFRLRSLSEHVESQTKPQEKKENPPPNAERVSGEGLREAYEGPLDLSDRGTSKSSQTPRDDSPLALQGGERVQKSPDKDMKTNPPAHGPVSSPSPVVPLSSSSTQQQEGEPPSDHNHKQVIKEQQQKEEVNGETNQNNDKKVPVLTISLRPVVVLETLHSALQKQETLSSNGKSSSPAVEPQSSSDEQDEEESASRQESDHGCKRKRASVETETDRDSDIDNIQRERKNKIKVKTDKKCPS; encoded by the exons ATGGAGTGCTTCAACAACCTACTCCTTAAACTGCGGGAGGTCCACGAGCGAGAAGTGGAGG GGTGGCAGATGAAAATCCAAGAGCTGTCCAATAAGAAAGGCTG TGACACAAAGCGAATGGAGGAACTGTTCGCCAAAAACCATCAGAtgaaagagcagcagagaaTACTCACAGAGAACATCAAGACACTGGAAAACAG GCTGAGGGCGGGGCTGTGTGACAGATGTACAGTAACTCAGGAGGTTGCAAAGAGAAGACAGCAGGAATTTGAAGCCTCACAGATACAGAGCCTCCAGCACATCTCTCTACTGG CAGGAGAGATGAACAACCAGAAAAAGGAGAACAAGAGACTTAGAGATGAGATCAGGAATTTAAGAGCTGCACTCAA aggtCACAGTAACCACTCCTCCAAAAGCAACACCACCACAGAGGTCAAACCAAACAGCTCACCTGACCTTTCACCCTCTTCTGGACCTGTGGCCCTTGTCACTACAGCAACCAACAGGGCCAGCAAACAGCCAGCAGATGGCGATGTTCCAGTGAAAACTGAGGCAGACCAAAGAACTGAAg CAGAAGCTGAACACAGACAATTGAGAGGGATGAACAGAAGCCACTTT GAATCATATAAGCCTCTTTCGCTGTCGACTCTCGCATTACCATCCTGGAAGACAGAACATAGTGTAGCACGTGTtggagagaggag AGTTCAGAGTGTTGAAGGACCGGACCAGCGATCCTCTATCCCTCCTCAAGAAGTGAACTCCAGCAGACATGTGCTCCACTCTCCTGTCCCCTGCCGTCCTCAACCAATCAAGAGTAGCCCTGTTACTCTCCCCTGGCCCTTATCGGAATCCTCTGACTGGGTTACTGCGGCTGCTGCAGGCACCCGCCTGGTGGTGCAACCAAACCTGCCTCGCTTTCCCAACCTGGTCCCAACTAGCCAACATGCTAGTCCTAGAAGGCAGGTTTTTGGGTCTTCCTGGCACAAGCAGAGCACCCCTCAGCCCCCTGCCAAAGAGCCAACTGTGTTGTTCAGGTTGAGGAGTCTGTCAGAGCATGTGGAGAGTCAAACTAAGCCccaggagaaaaaggaaaacccGCCACCTAACGCTGAGAGGGTTTCTGGAGAAGGGCTTAGAGAGGCTTACGAGGGGCCTCTGGACCTATCGGATCGAGGAACGTCCAAATCCAGCCAAACGCCAAGAGATGATTCGCCTTTAGCCTTACAAGGTGGAGAGAGAGTACAAAAGAGCCCTGACAAGGATATGAAGACAAATCCACCTGCACATGGACCAGTATCATCACCTTCTCCCGTCGTCCCTCTCTCATCCTCGTCTACACAACAACAAGAGGGAGAGCCTCCCAGTGACCATAACCACAAG CAGGTAAtcaaagagcagcagcagaaagaggaggtgAATGGAGAGACCAACCAAAACAACGACAAGAAGGTGCCTGTCCTCACTATATCATTACGTCCAG TAGTGGTGCTGGAGACTCTGCATTCTGCTCTGCAAAAGCAAGAAACCTTATCATCAAATGGCAAG TCATCGTCACCAGCAGTTGAGCCACAAAGCAGCTCGGACGAGCAGGACGAGGAGGAGAGTGCGTCAAGACAAGAAAGCGACCATGGCTGTAAGAGGAAGAGGGCATCCGTGGAGACAGAAACCGACAGAGACTCGGACATAGACA ACATCCAGCGGGAGAGGAAGAACAAGATCAAGGTGAAAACTGACAAGAAGTGCCCGAGCTAA
- the rbbp8l gene encoding DNA endonuclease RBBP8 isoform X3 gives MECFNNLLLKLREVHEREVEGWQMKIQELSNKKGCDTKRMEELFAKNHQMKEQQRILTENIKTLENRLRAGLCDRCTVTQEVAKRRQQEFEASQIQSLQHISLLAGEMNNQKKENKRLRDEIRNLRAALKGHSNHSSKSNTTTEVKPNSSPDLSPSSGPVALVTTATNRASKQPADGDVPVKTEADQRTEAEAEHRQLRGMNRSHFESYKPLSLSTLALPSWKTEHSVARVGERRVQSVEGPDQRSSIPPQEVNSSRHVLHSPVPCRPQPIKSSPVTLPWPLSESSDWVTAAAAGTRLVVQPNLPRFPNLVPTSQHASPRRQVFGSSWHKQSTPQPPAKEPTVLFRLRSLSEHVESQTKPQEKKENPPPNAERVSGEGLREAYEGPLDLSDRGTSKSSQTPRDDSPLALQGGERVQKSPDKDMKTNPPAHGPVSSPSPVVPLSSSSTQQQEGEPPSDHNHKVIKEQQQKEEVNGETNQNNDKKVPVLTISLRPVVVLETLHSALQKQETLSSNGKSSSPAVEPQSSSDEQDEEESASRQESDHGCKRKRASVETETDRDSDIDNIQRERKNKIKVKTDKKCPS, from the exons ATGGAGTGCTTCAACAACCTACTCCTTAAACTGCGGGAGGTCCACGAGCGAGAAGTGGAGG GGTGGCAGATGAAAATCCAAGAGCTGTCCAATAAGAAAGGCTG TGACACAAAGCGAATGGAGGAACTGTTCGCCAAAAACCATCAGAtgaaagagcagcagagaaTACTCACAGAGAACATCAAGACACTGGAAAACAG GCTGAGGGCGGGGCTGTGTGACAGATGTACAGTAACTCAGGAGGTTGCAAAGAGAAGACAGCAGGAATTTGAAGCCTCACAGATACAGAGCCTCCAGCACATCTCTCTACTGG CAGGAGAGATGAACAACCAGAAAAAGGAGAACAAGAGACTTAGAGATGAGATCAGGAATTTAAGAGCTGCACTCAA aggtCACAGTAACCACTCCTCCAAAAGCAACACCACCACAGAGGTCAAACCAAACAGCTCACCTGACCTTTCACCCTCTTCTGGACCTGTGGCCCTTGTCACTACAGCAACCAACAGGGCCAGCAAACAGCCAGCAGATGGCGATGTTCCAGTGAAAACTGAGGCAGACCAAAGAACTGAAg CAGAAGCTGAACACAGACAATTGAGAGGGATGAACAGAAGCCACTTT GAATCATATAAGCCTCTTTCGCTGTCGACTCTCGCATTACCATCCTGGAAGACAGAACATAGTGTAGCACGTGTtggagagaggag AGTTCAGAGTGTTGAAGGACCGGACCAGCGATCCTCTATCCCTCCTCAAGAAGTGAACTCCAGCAGACATGTGCTCCACTCTCCTGTCCCCTGCCGTCCTCAACCAATCAAGAGTAGCCCTGTTACTCTCCCCTGGCCCTTATCGGAATCCTCTGACTGGGTTACTGCGGCTGCTGCAGGCACCCGCCTGGTGGTGCAACCAAACCTGCCTCGCTTTCCCAACCTGGTCCCAACTAGCCAACATGCTAGTCCTAGAAGGCAGGTTTTTGGGTCTTCCTGGCACAAGCAGAGCACCCCTCAGCCCCCTGCCAAAGAGCCAACTGTGTTGTTCAGGTTGAGGAGTCTGTCAGAGCATGTGGAGAGTCAAACTAAGCCccaggagaaaaaggaaaacccGCCACCTAACGCTGAGAGGGTTTCTGGAGAAGGGCTTAGAGAGGCTTACGAGGGGCCTCTGGACCTATCGGATCGAGGAACGTCCAAATCCAGCCAAACGCCAAGAGATGATTCGCCTTTAGCCTTACAAGGTGGAGAGAGAGTACAAAAGAGCCCTGACAAGGATATGAAGACAAATCCACCTGCACATGGACCAGTATCATCACCTTCTCCCGTCGTCCCTCTCTCATCCTCGTCTACACAACAACAAGAGGGAGAGCCTCCCAGTGACCATAACCACAAG GTAAtcaaagagcagcagcagaaagaggaggtgAATGGAGAGACCAACCAAAACAACGACAAGAAGGTGCCTGTCCTCACTATATCATTACGTCCAG TAGTGGTGCTGGAGACTCTGCATTCTGCTCTGCAAAAGCAAGAAACCTTATCATCAAATGGCAAG TCATCGTCACCAGCAGTTGAGCCACAAAGCAGCTCGGACGAGCAGGACGAGGAGGAGAGTGCGTCAAGACAAGAAAGCGACCATGGCTGTAAGAGGAAGAGGGCATCCGTGGAGACAGAAACCGACAGAGACTCGGACATAGACA ACATCCAGCGGGAGAGGAAGAACAAGATCAAGGTGAAAACTGACAAGAAGTGCCCGAGCTAA
- the rbbp8l gene encoding DNA endonuclease RBBP8 isoform X8 has product MECFNNLLLKLREVHEREVEGWQMKIQELSNKKGCDTKRMEELFAKNHQMKEQQRILTENIKTLENRLRAGLCDRCTVTQEVAKRRQQEFEASQIQSLQHISLLAGEMNNQKKENKRLRDEIRNLRAALKGHSNHSSKSNTTTEVKPNSSPDLSPSSGPVALVTTATNRASKQPADGDVPVKTEADQRTEEAEHRQLRGMNRSHFESYKPLSLSTLALPSWKTEHSVARVGERRVQSVEGPDQRSSIPPQEVNSSRHVLHSPVPCRPQPIKSSPVTLPWPLSESSDWVTAAAAGTRLVVQPNLPRFPNLVPTSQHASPRRQVFGSSWHKQSTPQPPAKEPTVLFRLRSLSEHVESQTKPQEKKENPPPNAERVSGEGLREAYEGPLDLSDRGTSKSSQTPRDDSPLALQGGERVQKSPDKDMKTNPPAHGPVSSPSPVVPLSSSSTQQQEGEPPSDHNHKVIKEQQQKEEVNGETNQNNDKKVPVLTISLRPVVLETLHSALQKQETLSSNGKSSSPAVEPQSSSDEQDEEESASRQESDHGCKRKRASVETETDRDSDIDNIQRERKNKIKVKTDKKCPS; this is encoded by the exons ATGGAGTGCTTCAACAACCTACTCCTTAAACTGCGGGAGGTCCACGAGCGAGAAGTGGAGG GGTGGCAGATGAAAATCCAAGAGCTGTCCAATAAGAAAGGCTG TGACACAAAGCGAATGGAGGAACTGTTCGCCAAAAACCATCAGAtgaaagagcagcagagaaTACTCACAGAGAACATCAAGACACTGGAAAACAG GCTGAGGGCGGGGCTGTGTGACAGATGTACAGTAACTCAGGAGGTTGCAAAGAGAAGACAGCAGGAATTTGAAGCCTCACAGATACAGAGCCTCCAGCACATCTCTCTACTGG CAGGAGAGATGAACAACCAGAAAAAGGAGAACAAGAGACTTAGAGATGAGATCAGGAATTTAAGAGCTGCACTCAA aggtCACAGTAACCACTCCTCCAAAAGCAACACCACCACAGAGGTCAAACCAAACAGCTCACCTGACCTTTCACCCTCTTCTGGACCTGTGGCCCTTGTCACTACAGCAACCAACAGGGCCAGCAAACAGCCAGCAGATGGCGATGTTCCAGTGAAAACTGAGGCAGACCAAAGAACTGAAg AAGCTGAACACAGACAATTGAGAGGGATGAACAGAAGCCACTTT GAATCATATAAGCCTCTTTCGCTGTCGACTCTCGCATTACCATCCTGGAAGACAGAACATAGTGTAGCACGTGTtggagagaggag AGTTCAGAGTGTTGAAGGACCGGACCAGCGATCCTCTATCCCTCCTCAAGAAGTGAACTCCAGCAGACATGTGCTCCACTCTCCTGTCCCCTGCCGTCCTCAACCAATCAAGAGTAGCCCTGTTACTCTCCCCTGGCCCTTATCGGAATCCTCTGACTGGGTTACTGCGGCTGCTGCAGGCACCCGCCTGGTGGTGCAACCAAACCTGCCTCGCTTTCCCAACCTGGTCCCAACTAGCCAACATGCTAGTCCTAGAAGGCAGGTTTTTGGGTCTTCCTGGCACAAGCAGAGCACCCCTCAGCCCCCTGCCAAAGAGCCAACTGTGTTGTTCAGGTTGAGGAGTCTGTCAGAGCATGTGGAGAGTCAAACTAAGCCccaggagaaaaaggaaaacccGCCACCTAACGCTGAGAGGGTTTCTGGAGAAGGGCTTAGAGAGGCTTACGAGGGGCCTCTGGACCTATCGGATCGAGGAACGTCCAAATCCAGCCAAACGCCAAGAGATGATTCGCCTTTAGCCTTACAAGGTGGAGAGAGAGTACAAAAGAGCCCTGACAAGGATATGAAGACAAATCCACCTGCACATGGACCAGTATCATCACCTTCTCCCGTCGTCCCTCTCTCATCCTCGTCTACACAACAACAAGAGGGAGAGCCTCCCAGTGACCATAACCACAAG GTAAtcaaagagcagcagcagaaagaggaggtgAATGGAGAGACCAACCAAAACAACGACAAGAAGGTGCCTGTCCTCACTATATCATTACGTCCAG TGGTGCTGGAGACTCTGCATTCTGCTCTGCAAAAGCAAGAAACCTTATCATCAAATGGCAAG TCATCGTCACCAGCAGTTGAGCCACAAAGCAGCTCGGACGAGCAGGACGAGGAGGAGAGTGCGTCAAGACAAGAAAGCGACCATGGCTGTAAGAGGAAGAGGGCATCCGTGGAGACAGAAACCGACAGAGACTCGGACATAGACA ACATCCAGCGGGAGAGGAAGAACAAGATCAAGGTGAAAACTGACAAGAAGTGCCCGAGCTAA
- the rbbp8l gene encoding DNA endonuclease RBBP8 isoform X4, translated as MECFNNLLLKLREVHEREVEGWQMKIQELSNKKGCDTKRMEELFAKNHQMKEQQRILTENIKTLENRLRAGLCDRCTVTQEVAKRRQQEFEASQIQSLQHISLLGEMNNQKKENKRLRDEIRNLRAALKGHSNHSSKSNTTTEVKPNSSPDLSPSSGPVALVTTATNRASKQPADGDVPVKTEADQRTEAEAEHRQLRGMNRSHFESYKPLSLSTLALPSWKTEHSVARVGERRVQSVEGPDQRSSIPPQEVNSSRHVLHSPVPCRPQPIKSSPVTLPWPLSESSDWVTAAAAGTRLVVQPNLPRFPNLVPTSQHASPRRQVFGSSWHKQSTPQPPAKEPTVLFRLRSLSEHVESQTKPQEKKENPPPNAERVSGEGLREAYEGPLDLSDRGTSKSSQTPRDDSPLALQGGERVQKSPDKDMKTNPPAHGPVSSPSPVVPLSSSSTQQQEGEPPSDHNHKQVIKEQQQKEEVNGETNQNNDKKVPVLTISLRPVVVLETLHSALQKQETLSSNGKSSSPAVEPQSSSDEQDEEESASRQESDHGCKRKRASVETETDRDSDIDNIQRERKNKIKVKTDKKCPS; from the exons ATGGAGTGCTTCAACAACCTACTCCTTAAACTGCGGGAGGTCCACGAGCGAGAAGTGGAGG GGTGGCAGATGAAAATCCAAGAGCTGTCCAATAAGAAAGGCTG TGACACAAAGCGAATGGAGGAACTGTTCGCCAAAAACCATCAGAtgaaagagcagcagagaaTACTCACAGAGAACATCAAGACACTGGAAAACAG GCTGAGGGCGGGGCTGTGTGACAGATGTACAGTAACTCAGGAGGTTGCAAAGAGAAGACAGCAGGAATTTGAAGCCTCACAGATACAGAGCCTCCAGCACATCTCTCTACTGG GAGAGATGAACAACCAGAAAAAGGAGAACAAGAGACTTAGAGATGAGATCAGGAATTTAAGAGCTGCACTCAA aggtCACAGTAACCACTCCTCCAAAAGCAACACCACCACAGAGGTCAAACCAAACAGCTCACCTGACCTTTCACCCTCTTCTGGACCTGTGGCCCTTGTCACTACAGCAACCAACAGGGCCAGCAAACAGCCAGCAGATGGCGATGTTCCAGTGAAAACTGAGGCAGACCAAAGAACTGAAg CAGAAGCTGAACACAGACAATTGAGAGGGATGAACAGAAGCCACTTT GAATCATATAAGCCTCTTTCGCTGTCGACTCTCGCATTACCATCCTGGAAGACAGAACATAGTGTAGCACGTGTtggagagaggag AGTTCAGAGTGTTGAAGGACCGGACCAGCGATCCTCTATCCCTCCTCAAGAAGTGAACTCCAGCAGACATGTGCTCCACTCTCCTGTCCCCTGCCGTCCTCAACCAATCAAGAGTAGCCCTGTTACTCTCCCCTGGCCCTTATCGGAATCCTCTGACTGGGTTACTGCGGCTGCTGCAGGCACCCGCCTGGTGGTGCAACCAAACCTGCCTCGCTTTCCCAACCTGGTCCCAACTAGCCAACATGCTAGTCCTAGAAGGCAGGTTTTTGGGTCTTCCTGGCACAAGCAGAGCACCCCTCAGCCCCCTGCCAAAGAGCCAACTGTGTTGTTCAGGTTGAGGAGTCTGTCAGAGCATGTGGAGAGTCAAACTAAGCCccaggagaaaaaggaaaacccGCCACCTAACGCTGAGAGGGTTTCTGGAGAAGGGCTTAGAGAGGCTTACGAGGGGCCTCTGGACCTATCGGATCGAGGAACGTCCAAATCCAGCCAAACGCCAAGAGATGATTCGCCTTTAGCCTTACAAGGTGGAGAGAGAGTACAAAAGAGCCCTGACAAGGATATGAAGACAAATCCACCTGCACATGGACCAGTATCATCACCTTCTCCCGTCGTCCCTCTCTCATCCTCGTCTACACAACAACAAGAGGGAGAGCCTCCCAGTGACCATAACCACAAG CAGGTAAtcaaagagcagcagcagaaagaggaggtgAATGGAGAGACCAACCAAAACAACGACAAGAAGGTGCCTGTCCTCACTATATCATTACGTCCAG TAGTGGTGCTGGAGACTCTGCATTCTGCTCTGCAAAAGCAAGAAACCTTATCATCAAATGGCAAG TCATCGTCACCAGCAGTTGAGCCACAAAGCAGCTCGGACGAGCAGGACGAGGAGGAGAGTGCGTCAAGACAAGAAAGCGACCATGGCTGTAAGAGGAAGAGGGCATCCGTGGAGACAGAAACCGACAGAGACTCGGACATAGACA ACATCCAGCGGGAGAGGAAGAACAAGATCAAGGTGAAAACTGACAAGAAGTGCCCGAGCTAA